A genomic stretch from Meriones unguiculatus strain TT.TT164.6M chromosome 15, Bangor_MerUng_6.1, whole genome shotgun sequence includes:
- the Txndc2 gene encoding thioredoxin domain-containing protein 2 isoform X2, translating into MKPMSKEREIPKSTLDTVLSKASKVQKPLKDGIITQEREISKSSQDNTQSKEDKVQNSLKDNIQSMEGDTSKSSENTTQPKGIVIVETPEGSIHSNQGDIAETLEGTTQSKEGDIAESLEGTSQSKEGDIAESLEGTTQSKEGDIAESLEGTTQFQEENVIKISEDTSKPMGILIPHFDEDTISLDDDMVRVITGKEDFEETLKEAGEKLVAVDFSAVWCGPCRTIRPHFHSLSLRYDDVVFLEVDADDCEQLVQDLNILTLPTFQFYKKEEKVGEFSGALLEQLEASIAELK; encoded by the exons ATGAAGCCCATGTCCAAGGAGAGAGAAATCCCCAAATCCACACTTGACACCGTTCTGTCGAAGGCAAGTAAAGTCCAGAAGCCCTTAAAAGACGGCATCATAACCCAGGAGAGAGAAATCTCCAAGTCCTCACAGGACAACACCCAGTCCAAGGAGGATAAAGTCCAGAATTCTTTAAAA GACAACATCCAGTCCATGGAGGGAGACACTTCAAAGTCCTCAGAAAACACCACCCAGCCTAAGGGGATAGTCATCGTTGAGACCCCAGAAGGTTCTATCCACTCCAATCAGGGAGACATCGCTGAGACCCTAGAAGGTACCACCCAATCTAAGGAGGGAGACATCGCTGAGTCCCTAGAAGGTACCTCCCAATCTAAGGAGGGAGACATCGCTGAGTCCCTAGAAGGTACCACCCAATCTAAGGAGGGAGACATCGCTGAGTCCCTAGAAGGTACCACCCAGTTCCAGgaagaaaatgtcatcaaaatTTCAGAAGACACCTCGAAGCCCATGGGAATCTTAATCCCACATTTTGATGAGGATACAATATCCTTGGATGATGACATGGTGAGAGTGATCACGGGCAAGGAGGACTTTGAGGAGACGCTCAAAGAAGCTGGAGAGAAGCTGGTGGCCGTGGACTTCTCGGCTGTTTGGTGTGGGCCTTGCAGGACCATCAGGCCCCACTTTCACTCCCTGTCTTTGAGGTATGATGATGTCGTGTTCCTGGAAGTAGACGCAGACGACTGTGAACAGCTGGTGCAGGACCTGAACATCCTCACCCTCCCAACGTTTCAGTTttacaaaaaggaagaaaaggtgggCGAATTTTCTGGGGCCCTGCTGGAACAACTCGAAGCAAGCATTGCGGAATTAAAGTGA
- the Txndc2 gene encoding thioredoxin domain-containing protein 2 isoform X1 — MKPMSKEREIPKSTLDTVLSKASKVQKPLKDGIITQEREISKSSQDNTQSKEDKVQNSLKAIVMTQESEIPKSAQDNIQSMEGEVQNPLKDGVMTQEGEIQNSLKDGVMTQEGEIPDSSQDNIQSMEGDTSKSSENTTQPKGIVIVETPEGSIHSNQGDIAETLEGTTQSKEGDIAESLEGTSQSKEGDIAESLEGTTQSKEGDIAESLEGTTQFQEENVIKISEDTSKPMGILIPHFDEDTISLDDDMVRVITGKEDFEETLKEAGEKLVAVDFSAVWCGPCRTIRPHFHSLSLRYDDVVFLEVDADDCEQLVQDLNILTLPTFQFYKKEEKVGEFSGALLEQLEASIAELK, encoded by the coding sequence ATGAAGCCCATGTCCAAGGAGAGAGAAATCCCCAAATCCACACTTGACACCGTTCTGTCGAAGGCAAGTAAAGTCCAGAAGCCCTTAAAAGACGGCATCATAACCCAGGAGAGAGAAATCTCCAAGTCCTCACAGGACAACACCCAGTCCAAGGAGGATAAAGTCCAGAATTCTTTAAAAGCTATCGTCATGACCCAGGAGAGTGAAATCCCCAAGTCCGCACAGGACAACATCCAGTCCATGGAGGGTGAAGTCCAGAATCCTTTAAAAGATGGCGTTATGACCCAGGAGGGTGAAATCCAGAATTCTTTAAAAGATGGCGTCATGACCCAGGAGGGTGAAATCCCTGACTCCTCACAGGACAACATCCAGTCCATGGAGGGAGACACTTCAAAGTCCTCAGAAAACACCACCCAGCCTAAGGGGATAGTCATCGTTGAGACCCCAGAAGGTTCTATCCACTCCAATCAGGGAGACATCGCTGAGACCCTAGAAGGTACCACCCAATCTAAGGAGGGAGACATCGCTGAGTCCCTAGAAGGTACCTCCCAATCTAAGGAGGGAGACATCGCTGAGTCCCTAGAAGGTACCACCCAATCTAAGGAGGGAGACATCGCTGAGTCCCTAGAAGGTACCACCCAGTTCCAGgaagaaaatgtcatcaaaatTTCAGAAGACACCTCGAAGCCCATGGGAATCTTAATCCCACATTTTGATGAGGATACAATATCCTTGGATGATGACATGGTGAGAGTGATCACGGGCAAGGAGGACTTTGAGGAGACGCTCAAAGAAGCTGGAGAGAAGCTGGTGGCCGTGGACTTCTCGGCTGTTTGGTGTGGGCCTTGCAGGACCATCAGGCCCCACTTTCACTCCCTGTCTTTGAGGTATGATGATGTCGTGTTCCTGGAAGTAGACGCAGACGACTGTGAACAGCTGGTGCAGGACCTGAACATCCTCACCCTCCCAACGTTTCAGTTttacaaaaaggaagaaaaggtgggCGAATTTTCTGGGGCCCTGCTGGAACAACTCGAAGCAAGCATTGCGGAATTAAAGTGA
- the Txndc2 gene encoding thioredoxin domain-containing protein 2 isoform X3, translated as MKPMSKEREIPKSTLDTVLSKASKVQKPLKDGIITQEREISKSSQDNTQSKEDKVQNSLKAIVMTQESEIPKSAQDNIQSMEGEVQNPLKDGVMTQEGEIQNSLKDGVMTQEGEIPDSSQDNIQSMEGDTSKSSENTTQPKGIVIDTISLDDDMVRVITGKEDFEETLKEAGEKLVAVDFSAVWCGPCRTIRPHFHSLSLRYDDVVFLEVDADDCEQLVQDLNILTLPTFQFYKKEEKVGEFSGALLEQLEASIAELK; from the exons ATGAAGCCCATGTCCAAGGAGAGAGAAATCCCCAAATCCACACTTGACACCGTTCTGTCGAAGGCAAGTAAAGTCCAGAAGCCCTTAAAAGACGGCATCATAACCCAGGAGAGAGAAATCTCCAAGTCCTCACAGGACAACACCCAGTCCAAGGAGGATAAAGTCCAGAATTCTTTAAAAGCTATCGTCATGACCCAGGAGAGTGAAATCCCCAAGTCCGCACAGGACAACATCCAGTCCATGGAGGGTGAAGTCCAGAATCCTTTAAAAGATGGCGTTATGACCCAGGAGGGTGAAATCCAGAATTCTTTAAAAGATGGCGTCATGACCCAGGAGGGTGAAATCCCTGACTCCTCACAGGACAACATCCAGTCCATGGAGGGAGACACTTCAAAGTCCTCAGAAAACACCACCCAGCCTAAGGGGATAGTCATC GATACAATATCCTTGGATGATGACATGGTGAGAGTGATCACGGGCAAGGAGGACTTTGAGGAGACGCTCAAAGAAGCTGGAGAGAAGCTGGTGGCCGTGGACTTCTCGGCTGTTTGGTGTGGGCCTTGCAGGACCATCAGGCCCCACTTTCACTCCCTGTCTTTGAGGTATGATGATGTCGTGTTCCTGGAAGTAGACGCAGACGACTGTGAACAGCTGGTGCAGGACCTGAACATCCTCACCCTCCCAACGTTTCAGTTttacaaaaaggaagaaaaggtgggCGAATTTTCTGGGGCCCTGCTGGAACAACTCGAAGCAAGCATTGCGGAATTAAAGTGA